The proteins below come from a single Benincasa hispida cultivar B227 chromosome 4, ASM972705v1, whole genome shotgun sequence genomic window:
- the LOC120075916 gene encoding protein BIG GRAIN 1-like A, whose protein sequence is MKKWDYYEHKNPSFSSTLLDEIYRSIDDGEKKPTGETKFYRETSTVKKQIKSRAFEDQEMANLRRACMIEKWMEKKVGEKANVNRKQERYRKMTHDFDHDRDALFFTSTSSSSDSSSGGFSSSDTESVFGTRSLTPSSCFASTTLKAIRTGACVRPAETERKKSLFQGKNDRHVFDEFPKTKSSGLKKVKQPISPGVRLAGLINSLFTAGNTRRSKNTTATERKMKTGEESTCSSASSFARSCLSKSSPSSRGNGAKRSVRFCPVSVIFDEDCRPCGHKCLYEEDGSSLMPVSIPTAWKIGRSQVGKSEEKELKSQFTETSRKVEAAARELLIKNLNCNINDNDDNDGDDDNASCSSSDLFELEHLEMIGQRRYSQELPVYETTHVEKNRAISKGLLL, encoded by the coding sequence ATGAAGAAGTGGGATTACTACGAACACAAAAACCCATCTTTTTCCTCCACTCTCCTCGACGAAATTTACCGATCCATAGACGATGGAGAGAAAAAACCCACCGGAGAGACGAAGTTTTACAGAGAAACATCGACGGTGAAGAAACAGATTAAAAGCAGAGCTTTTGAAGACCAAGAAATGGCGAATCTCCGGCGAGCTTGCATGATAGAGAAATGGATGGAAAAGAAAGTCGGCGAAAAGGCTAACGTTAATAGAAAACAAGAACGCTACAGAAAAATGACTCATGATTTCGACCACGATCGCGATGCTCTGTTTTTCACCTCTACTTCGAGTTCTTCAGATTCTAGCTCTGGCGGCTTCTCTTCTTCCGACACCGAATCCGTATTCGGAACCAGATCCTTAACCCCATCGTCCTGTTTTGCCTCGACGACTCTCAAGGCAATTCGCACCGGCGCCTGCGTCCGGCCGGCGGAAACAGAGAGAAAAAAGTCTCTGTTTCAGGGAAAAAATGACCGCCACGTGTTCGACGAATTTCCAAAGACAAAATCAAGTGGATTGAAGAAAGTGAAGCAACCAATTTCTCCTGGGGTTCGACTCGCCGGATTAATTAATTCCCTCTTCACCGCCGGAAATACCAGAAGGTCGAAGAACACGACGGCGacagaaaggaaaatgaaaacaGGGGAAGAATCCACCTGTTCATCGGCTTCTTCATTTGCGAGATCGTGTCTAAGCAAAAGCTCTCCTTCTTCAAGGGGAAATGGGGCAAAAAGATCGGTTCGTTTTTGCCCAGTTAGCGTAATCTTCGACGAAGATTGCAGACCCTGCGGCCATAAATGCCTTTACGAagaagatggatcaagtttaaTGCCGGTATCAATTCCCACCGCCTGGAAAATCGGCCGGTCACAGGTCGGAAAATCAGAAGAAAAGGAACTAAAATCGCAATTCACAGAGACGAGCAGAAAAGTAGAAGCTGCAGCCAGAGAGCTTCTTATAAAGAACTTAAACTGCAACATCAATGACAACGACGACAATGACGGCGATGACGACAATGCTAGCTGTTCAAGTTCTGATCTTTTTGAATTAGAACATCTGGAGATGATTGGCCAACGACGGTACAGCCAAGAACTTCCAGTGTATGAAACAACTCACGTTGAGAAAAATCGCGCCATTTCAAAGGGCTTATTATTGTAA